The following proteins are encoded in a genomic region of Populus trichocarpa isolate Nisqually-1 chromosome 13, P.trichocarpa_v4.1, whole genome shotgun sequence:
- the LOC7479035 gene encoding RING-H2 finger protein ATL74 → MNSLLSVSFVVRFEARKHWTIIAMVTLHHRPHRLLLDTESSTRPAANESRTRNTYSSDANFDSNMVIILAALLCALICALGLNSIVRCALRCSRRFAFETPDQTAARLAATGLKKSALRQIPVIIYGVSGIHTIATDCAICLGEFIDGEKVRVLPKCNHGFHVRCIDTWLVSHSSCPTCRHSLLEQPPESADAAEFEVGIRHPGNASAGNDVPVAGDHEAG, encoded by the exons ATGAACTCCTTACTTTCAGTCTCCTTTGTGGTTCGGTTTGAAGCTAGGAAGCATTGGA CCATAATAGCTATGGTTACTCTACATCATCGTCCACACCGGCTACTCCTGGATACAGAATCAAGCACACGACCGGCAGCAAATGAAAGCAGGACGCGCAACACTTACAGCAGTGATGCCAATTTTGATTCCAACATGGTGATCATCCTGGCCGCTTTGCTTTGTGCATTAATTTGTGCACTTGGACTAAATTCAATAGTACGATGCGCCTTACGATGTAGCCGGAGGTTTGCTTTTGAGACTCCTGATCAGACTGCCGCGCGTCTGGCAGCAACAGGCCTCAAAAAGAGCGCATTGCGACAAATCCCAGTGATCATATACGGGGTGTCAGGGATACATACTATTGCTACGGATTGTGCAATTTGCCTTGGTGAGTTCATAGATGGTGAGAAAGTACGAGTTTTGCCAAAGTGTAACCATGGTTTTCATGTTAGGTGCATAGACACATGGTTGGTGTCGCACTCCTCCTGTCCAACTTGCCGGCACTCACTTCTAGAGCAACCACCAGAAAGTGCTGATGCCGCAGAATTTGAGGTTGGGATTAGACATCCGGGAAATGCATCTGCAGGAAATGATGTGCCTGTTGCAGGAGATCACGAGGCAGGTTGA